The Atribacter laminatus genome contains the following window.
TTTGCTTGATTTGACATATTCGTTATCCTTTCTTAGGTTTTTAACTTAGAGACATATTGTTTCGAAAAAAAATATGGTTTTTTTGAAGTAGTGTTGTCAATATTTTCGGTTATTCATTGAAAATGGAAAAAATGCTTTTTTAGAAGTTTTTTCCCATCCAAAACTGATATTAAATGAAAGAAAACAGTTGACTTATAGTTTTATTGAGTGTTTTATATTCATGGTATTTTTCATTATACACTTTATTCATTTCTCTATTTGGAGAAAATTCCTGATATTCTAAATTTCGATTGACAGCATCAATACCTTCTTCGAAATTTGTAAATATACCGACTCCGATACCGGAAAGAATAGCTGCTCCTAAACAGCCGGCTTCCACATTTTTTGAAGATAATATTGTTTTACCGGTAATATCCGCTTTTAATTGAAGCCAAAAGTTTGATCGTGACGCTCCGCCCACCGATTTCATTTTATGAATTGTAGTTCCTGATATAGATTCCATCAGTTCGAGATTGATCCTCATTTCGTAAGTTATCCCTTCGAGAACAGACCGTGCTATGTCATTTTTGTTCGTTGCTAAAGTCAAACCATAAAAAACACCTTTCGCGTTTGGGTTCATAGTTGGATTTCCACTCCCTGATAAATAGGGAATGAAATAAAGATTTTTAGGATGGCTTGGCATGTTCGCTTCAATCACTTGATAAACATTCTCTTGAGAGTCTTTTGTTTGATCATTATTTGTTTGGAAAAAATTGTCTTTAAACCATTGATAGGCAGCACCAGCAGTTAAAACTTGAGAAAAAGAGCAGTAGGTATTGGGATAGCAATGGTTATAACAGCAAATTTTTGCATTGAACATGGTCTCATTGAGGTGAGGTTGTGAAAATGGGACAAGAATGACTTCAATGGTACCAGTTGTGTCCAAGGCCGAACCTTCAGAAACGACACCCATACCAATTGCTCCACAAGGTTGATCATGCCCTCCGCAGATAATTTGGGTTTTTTCTGAAAGAGCAGTTTCTTTGGCAACTTTTTTACTGAGATGGCCAATGGAGATGCCCGAAGGACAGGGTCGAGAAAGCTGATCTTCCCGTACAGAGCAAAGGTTTAAGATTTTCTCATTCCAGGATTTTTGATGTAAATCGAAAAACAGAGTTCTTGCCGCGCTTGAATAGCTAATTGTATAATCTGCCCCCAAACGAGACGCAATAAAATCTTCATAACATAAAAACTTTACTGTTTTATCAAATATTCGAGGATAATGATTCTTTAACCATAATATCTTACAGGCTGAGTAGGTTGAATGAATCGGCATACCGGTTGTTTTAAAGACCCATTTTTCTCCGAGTTTTTCACTCAAAAAGGTTGTTTCACGCGCAGACCTGGTATCGAAAGCCAGAAGGCTGTTATGTAAGGGAACCAATTGGTGATCAAAGGGAGTAACTGTATCTCCCATGGCGGAAATGCTGATTGCTTTTATATTCCGTTTGTTATCCAGAGAGGCGAGTTCATTTAAGATTGAGACTATAGCTTCCCAAACCTGGTTAGGAGTAAGTTCAAAGTGGCTTTTACTTTTTGAGGAAACCGCATATCCTCGATAGGACTTACCAATAACCTGGCCTCGATTTGATAGCAGAATACCTTTTGCCGAAGAAGTGCCAATGTCTAATCCGATAACACTCATACCATTCACAACTTTCATTTTAATTGAAAAAACAACGAGACTTCACTGGAGAATCTCGTCTTTTCTATTTTATCATCGAATTTTAAAATGGGATTAACCTTGCTTGAGAAAGATGGGAATATTTTCTATCCTGGGAATCCCATCAAATACATTCCACCATTGAGGAGTGATTCAGGGGTGTGTGCCTTTCAATAGTCGCCCTGAGCGATGCTTTACCGCGTAAGGATCTCATCTGACACTGAAGGTATCATCCTGAGGATTCGTATTGAGAAGCCGTGAGGACCTCATCTTTACGTCTTTTTCTCGCCCTCTCCCCCTCGCACCTTTGCCACCTCTGCTTTTTCATTGCTATCTGGTGCCGCGAATAAGCAAGAAAATCTGTTCTGTAAATACAATGAAAGAGGATGGTAGGAATAAATTCTTTCTGTGTTAAGGAATTGTGTAAATCACTGAAAAGGAGCTGTTAATGGCTATTGGGTTTGTTTAAGAACGGAATAAATGGAAGGATTCCCGGTAAAAATGAGAATCCTTCCATTTAAAACAAAACGTATTTATAGAAATTTATTGATGGGTAGGTGGTGGAGGGCTATAGGGTGGAAGAGGGCTGGGTGTTGGAGTTGGATAGACTTCGGTACATTTAATCGTTACTGAAAAACAGGCGGTTTCTTTTTGATAGGTTGCATCTTTGGGAGTAAATTCCCATGACCCAACTAAAGGGATATCATTAGCTGAAGTCTCAATGTCAGTAACATCTAAAAAAGTGACAGTAGAATCAAGGTCAGTTTTTTTCAAGCTCCATTTATTCCAAAAACTTCCATCAGTACAAGGGAGTGTTTTGATGAGATTAACAATTATACTTGTACTGGTTGTGACCGGCGATACATCAACGACCCATACACCGGTTTCCGGGCTTCCCTTAGCTATTAAGGTTTGGGTTTCACCACCAGCGACAACGTGAACTGTCACTTTTTTTTCAAAATTGCAATTACCCTCGACAGTTAAGGTATAATCGGTGGTGGCTAGAGGACTCACATTTTGAGAACCAGATAAGGCTGTAAATGGTCCATAAGATGTTCCGAATTCAGAGGTAATTTTTATTGAGGTTACATCGCTTGAAACATTCCAGTATAGAACGGCTGTTTCGCCGGGACAGATAAGGACTTCGGACGGACATTCGTTAATCTCATTTGGGGATGGTGCTCCGATAAGAGTGGCAGCACAAAACCGAGCCCATGTTGTACATACTTCAGGAGTGCAGCTATTCATAAGGAAAGTGAAACCAACAAGGGAAACGACGAAAATGATTAAAATTAAAATTTTTATGAAATGATATAATTTAAAACTCAAGACCTTTCCCCCCTTTAAAAAATCAAACTACTTATATATTTAAATACGAAAAAAATGGAATAGGGTTAACAGGGGGGTCAAGAGGGGGAAAAAAAGACCACGGAATCTAACGAACCTTCCTACCTTCATCTCACCAAGGAAATTATATGGCCACTCAACTCCCTCAGTGTTTCAGAACCGGACTTCCTTCTCTCCTGGTAGAGAGGTTTCGAACACTCACTTTCGCAAGGGAGGTTCTTTTTTCCAATTCTCCGGTTCTCCGATTCCTCAGAATCCGTGGTGTTAATATATTATCTTTAACTTATAAAAATGTCAAATTGTAGATGATTAAAAAAACCTTGATTATAGCCATTTATTAATGGATAAAATCCTTAAAACCCTTCCTTGACCAGCAAAACGCAATTCAAAACAAAAAACTTTAGTTCCCTTTCCTCTTGGCCTATTTGCTTCTCTTTTAAGTTTCAGGATACCTTCTTTCCGGCTCGCGAATTTTTCCATTGTTACCAATTTCGTAAATTGTTCCTAAGGATGCTTCGGTATCAAGATAATAAAATTCGTCCTCATCGAATTTTCCACTTTGAATGACTTCAATACCCTTTTTCTTAAACTCTACAAGGGCTTTATGACAATCCTCATAAAATAATTTTATATGGTGTAGACCTTCGCCTTTTTTCTCCAAAAACTCATCGTAGACACTGCGACCGGTTAATGGCTGCATGAGTTCAATTTGAATGCTTCCAGCCCAAGTAACGGCAAGGAGATATTTGTGGTTAGAAGGTTTCCCCCTTACCATAGAATCTCGGACATCTGGAGGTCCAAAGGTGTAAATATCCCAAGGACCAATATGAAAAGCTTCCCAAAAATATTTCATCGCAGCATCAAGATCTTTTACTACATGAGCAACTTGGATGACATCGCCATCTTTCATACTTTTTACCTCCCTTTCATTGAAAATATCAGTATAATATTAATATGTTGCCTCTATCTATTGAGCCAATTAATGGCTGGAAATCGCTTTTTTTCGAGATTTGGATTTTTCATTAAAGTAATTTATTGCAAGGACTGCAATGATAATAAAACCCCACATAGCTCTGATGAAAAAAGGATCCATACGTAATAAATTAACCCCACTGGAAATAACTTGCAGAATAACCACCGAAACGACCATACCAGACACCTTACCGACTCCTCCAGAAGGATCTACACCACCCAAGAAGCAGGCAAGGATAGAAACCAGGAGATAGGACTCAACATAGTTGGCTTTTACCGAGTTGAGCTGGCCAATCATGATGAAGGCAGTAATAGCTGAAAAAAGAGACGAGAGCAAGAATCCCTTAAGAATAATGGATTTGGTATCGATATTTGAAAATTTAGCTGCTGTATAATTGGAACCTAACATATACAGACTGTAACCAAAAGTTGTTTTATCCAAAATAATGTATAAGATAAAAGTAAAAATAACAAATATATAAAATGGTATTGGGATTCCGAGGAATAAACCATTTCCTATGGTAATCAGAGACTTAGGGAAACCGGTTAGAGTATATCCCTTGGTGAGAACAATATTTACTCCATTTAAAAGGGTCATAGTGCCGAGCGTTGCTAACATATCGGGTACCCTTAAATAACCGGTTAAAAAACCACTCAAAAGACCAGCACCCATAGCGGCAAGAATACCCATAGTCATTGAAATGATGACCAACAAACCTGATGCTTCTGTTGGGTTCCCTCCGGTGAGGTGGCGAAGAGCCAGAGCTGTGATTATTCCAGTGATTTAACTATTTGATAATTTGTTTTCACATAGTCTTATCAGTAAATTTAAGCGATTCAATAAAGTGTTTTTCAATTGGCAAAAAAGAATTCCAGAGTGAGTCCTTAGCTGCTAAAAAAATGAGCAGATTTTCTTGTTCAGCGTTGACTTTTTCAAAAAAGTAAAAACGAGCCCGAACCTTGTTTTGAACGTAATGCCCTTCAATAAATTGAGCCATTTTGTTATCAATAATAAGACTATTTTCGTGATCAATAATTAAGTCCTCTTTTACTGGATCAAGAGAGCTTACTTTCATTACCGAAATAATACCATCAGGCAGGTTGGGATCTTCGCCGACATACCATCCACCAAGATTCATATTATCAGTTTCCGTGGATTTCCAGTGTTGAGGAATTTCAAAGGTAAAGTTTCCTCTTTGGACAGATATCCATTCACCAATCTCAAAGGGATTTAATTTATCATTATGGGATGGAGATACAGATACTGTAAACATCGATTGAATTTCTTCATCGCTAAGCACTCGATTGTAAACTCTCACTTCGTCGATGAGTCCATCGAAGAATTCAGAAAAGTCGGCTGGATTATCTCCTAAGGTAAAAGTATTGTTGCTAATCACACCGGTTACACCAGTGGTTCCGTAGGAGATTTTTTCTCCATTTTTATAAAAAATAACATCGGTTGGGGTAAACACGACTGCAAGAAACTGCCATTGGTCCAAATCAACACTTTGTCCGGTTGCCCAGTCAGAACCGCCGATAAAAACGCTCCATCCATCGTTTTCAATCAGGAGCGAACGATCATATCCGCCATCGTCATGAGACCAAATCTGTCTGCGTCCATTACCAGAACGGGGATACACCCAGCAAGTAATCGACAATATTGGTATTTTTTCCGGGTTGATGTCAAGAGGTGTTATAACTGTACTGTCTATTCCATTGAAATCATATGCCTTTCCAAATTTCCCCAGAACGATTTTAGTAGAAGTTGAGAATCCATGATTTCCCGAGCCACTCATATCTTGGGAATCATTATCGAAAGGGAGATAAAGAACCATACCGGTTTCCGGAGAAAGTGAACCAATTGGTGGGGAAGGGGGTAATATCGGAGATTCTTGATCAATCACAGTAAAGGGATCGCTGATTGCCAGTCGGGTATACCCATCGTTAATAAAAAAGCGAGCATCATATTCTCCGGGTTCGGAAGGAACCTCAAAAGTGAGTGAACCCTCTTTTTTCCCGTCGGTATATTGCCAGGTTAGATAATCCCTATCAGAGGCATCTTTTTTGTATAAACCAATCCAATCTCTTTCATTAGTCGAAGCATTGAAGAAAGACACAGTTATAGTCTGGCCAGGCTTAAATACTTTATTGTTTAGCGACAAGCTGGGTTGGGGAAGAACTATTTTAAAGGACACCGAGGCAATTTCTTTACCATTGGAATCGGAGTCGTGCATACGAAAATCGTATTCTCCTGGTTCAGAAGGTGCAGTAAAGACCATTTCTCCTTGTGTTTGTCCAGATAAATATTGATAGGTTAAATCATTTTGATCGTTAACATTTTCATCACCATGTGGAATGTCGGAGGGAATGATTCCAATCCAAGCGCTGGATTCAAGTCCAGGAGGAGCAAAAAATAGGAGTTTAATTTCTTCGCCAGGGGAGAAGCTATCTTTTTCTAACTGAAGTTTAGTATGAACAGTTGATTTTTTAACCAAGAAAACAGCGCTTTTACCAAGTAAAGTCATCCCGTCATTTTCAAATATACGAACGTTGTATTCTCCTTCCTCTTCGGGAGCAGAAAGAGTTATGGTTCCAGAAGTTTTCCCATCTAAATATTTCCAGGTGAGGTAATCCCGATCGGAAGCAGAATTTTTGTAAAGACCAATCCAGTCCTTTGGATTGCCAGGTACTCCTCTAAATTCGATGTTGAATTCGGTAGCGGGGTAAACCGGTTGTTTTGGTATATTGATAGTCACACCTGTTTCAGGGATGGTAATTTTTATTGATTCTAAGATTTGGTTGAAAACCGGTTCGGCTTCTGACCATAGAAAATTGCGACTACCAGCTATGAAACCATAGGTTTTCTCAGTATGTAAAGGATTTTTCGAAAGTAATAGCCATATTTTTATGTTTGAGTCTGGAATCTGTCCTTCTATGAAACGAAATGGAACTTCGTTTATTATTTTCTCACTTTCCCGTTCTATGGTCATATAATTTAATTGATTTTCGATATCGGCTGTATTGATAATTCCAAAAGCAATATCTGGATCAGAAGGGTCTCCCTGGTACCAACCAACCATTTCTTCGTCGGGGGGCATTGGTTGCCAGTTTTTGGGAATTGTTAAAGTTGTAAAATCAATAGTCACCTCTTCCCAACCGCTGACCTCAACTTTTATTTTTTTGGCTTCAAAAATTTCACTTTTACCTAGTAATTTCATGCCATCATTAGCAAAACCCCGGAATTGATAAGCTCCTTCTTCTGCGACGGGATTGAAAATGAGAGAGCCCTTGTTTAAGCCGTTTAGATATTGCCATTCAAGGTAATCCCGGTCGGACGCATCAGCTTTATATAGCCCAATCCAGTCTTTGGGGTTTACTAAATCTGAACTAAACTCAATGGTAATTGGTTCACCAGGACGAACCGGTAAAGATTCCACATTTATTAACAGATTTTGTTCACTTTCTTGGGCGAAAAGAAAGGAACTGATGAAAAGCATGGTCATCAAGAACAAAAAGAGGATAAACGATTTGAAAAACCATCGTGATGAATACATTCGATTTCCCTCCCTCAGGTTTTTTTGAGATATAAATCGGATTTCAGGAACTAAGACTTTGATATACTATTTCTATTATAATAGTTGAGAGTAAAAAAAAGTAACCCACTCCGATAATTTTTTCTCATTAATTTAAAAATACGATAAAATTGAAAAGAGAAGATTTGGTAGATTACCAATTATTTAAGTAAAATAGTTCAAAATTAACCTATCTTGGGGGAATATAAATTGATTAACATACCAGTATTTCAAATCGATGCCTTTACCGATAAACCTTTTATTGGGAATCCAGCTGCAGTGTGTTTGTTGATGGAAGAAAAAAGTGATGAATGGATGCTGAATGTGGCTCGAGAAATGAATTGTTCTGAAACAGCATTTTTGCTCAATAAAGAAATGGGAATATCGTTGAGATGGTTTAGTCCCAAAACTGAAGTCGGTTTGTGTGGCCATGCAACCTTAGCCAGTGCCCATGTTCTCTGGGAAAAAGGGATTGTCCCCAGAAATGAGGAAATTTTATTTTTCACCAAGGGAGGTTTATTAACGGCTCAATATAAAGAGGGTTGGATAGAGCTTAATTTTCCAGCCATTGAAGAAAAAAAAGTGCTTCCTTCAGAAATATTGCTTGATGCCCTAAAAGTACCGGTCCTTTATGTTGGAAAAAGTAAATACGATTACTTGGTGGAAATTGAGACCGAAGAGATATTAAAAGACATGAACCCAGATTTTGAAACGTTAAAAATAGCAGTACCTCGAGGAGTTATCGTTACTTGTCAATCGGATCGACCAAAATATGATTTTATTTCTCGGTTTTTTGTTCCTTCTTTGGGAATCAATGAAGACCCGGTAACCGGATCGGCTCATTGTGTATTAGGCCCTTACTGGCAGAAAAAGCTCAATAAGTCCGAACTAATCGCCTACCAAGCTTCAGAGAGAGGTGGGGTTATCAAAGTCAAAATTGATGATGATCGGGTTTATATCAGTGGTAAAGCGGTTACCATTACTGATGGAGTTCTCTTGGTGTAGCTTTCAAAAAAAGATTTGACTAGGTGCTATTTTGAAAAAATAAGTTTTTCACAGCATCAAACGACGTAACTATAGAATAAGGATATTTTTCCTTATCACTGTATTTTTCTTAATCTTGGTCCTTTCACTGATCATTGATCTCTAAGTATTTCTTCATACTCAGGAACGCTATCTCTGCTAACCAGAGCCAGAATACCTCCTATAATAAATAAAACTCCTGGAACGATAAAACCGACTAAGAGAAAAACATATCCAGCAATGGCGGAAATAAGAAGAAAAACTCCTGCTAATTGATGCCGTTTCTTCACGTTTATTCCAGCAATTAAGCCAATAATGGCAAAGACCAGAGCACCGATTCCTCTTGCAACGACCATATCCCCAAATAAGGGTAAGAGACGATGAATATTCATAGGAACCTCAACTTCGTTAGGCATTATAGTTCCTACAAATTGCATGGCAATTCCGGCTATTATAACCACCGCAGAAAATATCATTCCTAAAATGCCACCAACTATTCCTAAAATTGTGGCAGTATTCCTCATGCAATGAACCTCCTAATCATTTCTTGGTATAGAGTTTAACTGATTAGAGCTTTTCTTTAAATAGGAAAAGGAAAAGGTAATAAATATTATTTGACTTTGAACTATCAGATGAGATCCCCATATCCTCGAAAAACGAAAGCTCAAGATAACTTTAGTATTTATATCAAACTAAATCTTCATTAAAGCAAATCCATTTTTATTACCTTTTTATCAATTCAAGATCTTCGAATAGATTTAAAAAGAAAAATTAACACTATTAAAATTCTTAAAAATGACGATATTCGTATAAAATAGAAGATAGTTTTCTGTTATTAAAAGGAGAGTTTTAATAGTGAAAACAAGTTATTCTAACATTTCCTCTTTTTTGGCTTAATTATTATGCTTTAACTATTACAATATTGATTAATTTATTCCTTATTCCTAGTTCAGCAAAAAGATAAATTATAAACTCGGTTTTAGCTTTGAGGTGAGGAGGAACATTTAAAATGATTTTTGGTGCTTGTTTCATAAACAAAAAAATTTGGTTGATCTTTCTTATTTGTGGATTTCTCATTGTATATTTCGGATTGAGGGCTATAAATCCAAGCTGTATGGCATTAGCAAACCCGGAGAACGATACAAAAGTCACCTATCATACTTTGTTGATCAATAATAATGAAGAAATCACCTATTCGGCAACGGTTGGTTTCATCCCGATTATTGACCAAAAAAACCAAACCGAGCAAGCTCGAATTTTTTATATTGCCTATAACCGACAAGGAATTGAAAATTTGGAAAAACGTGCAGTTACTTTTGCCTTTAACGGAGGACCGGGAGCGGCATCAATGATGCTTCATCTAGGAGCTTTAGGTCCACGAGTAGTGGAAAAAAGTGCTGATGGAACCAGGTTGATAGCTCCACCTTTTCGATTGGTTGATAATCCTAATACTCTAATAGATATTACTGATCTGGTTTTTATCGATCCAGTAGGGACTGGCTATAGTCGGGTAACTGATGGAACTGATCCAACCCAGTTTTGGGGAGTTAATGAAGATATACATTGTGTTGCTCAATTCATCCAATTGTACTTGAATAAAAACGGGAGGAGCACATCACCGGTTTTTATAGCTGGGGAAAGCTATGGTGGAGTTCGAGGAGCAGGACTAGCTAAAGTTCTTCAAGATATTGGAGTATACCCATCAGGTTTGATATTCATATCACCGGTTTTTGATTTAGGAACGATTCAGTGGAGTTCATTAGACGATCGTGCTTTAGCGCTCACCATTCCTACTTATGCAGCCGCTGCCTGGTATCATAAAAAAATTGATCCAGATTACCAGGGAGATTTGGATTTGGTGTTGCGAGAAGTCAGAGCTTGGGTTGAAGACCATTATTTAAAGGCACTCTGGAAGGGAAGTGCTATGAATGAAGAAGAGAGAGATAAAATTGTTGAAAAATTAAGTCAATATACTGGTATTGCCGAGGATTTCATTCGGGAAAAAAATTTAAGAGTCTATGAAGATGATTTTGCTTCCGAGTTGCTCAACAATGCTGGTTTAGCACTGGGTATTTATGATATCAGGGTAACCTTTCCTGGAGACTATACCGATGAAGATGATCCTAGTTACTTTTTGATAGGCGGTCCTTTTAAGTCTTGCATGGCCAATTATCTTAAAGATGATCTTCAATTCGAAAGCAACCTTTCCTATCTTTCTGGTTCAGCAGAAGTGTATGAAAAATGGAATTGGGAATCGGGGCGTCCAGCATCAAAGTATGAGGGAACAGTTAGCCTCGGGTATCCAGATATAAGTGATCAATTATCCAAATCAATGCACCGTAGTGATTTTTTGAAGGTTTTTATTGCCAGTGGGATATATGATTTGGAATGTCCATATGATTCTGTTCTTTACAGCGTAAATCACCTTGACCTTCCAGCCGAACGACGGGACAATATTACCCATCGAGTCTATATGGGGGGCCATATGCTCTATACCAATCCAGAAGCCCATGCCCAATTAAAAAAGGATTTACATGAATTCTATAAGGATATCCTTGGAGAGTGAAATATATGGTTCTGAAAAAAAATGGTGTGAAGCCCTCTGAAAAAATTAAAATCTATACCTTGGTTGATAACACAGCCGGTTACGGTTTTCAGGGAGAATGGGGGCTTAGTTTTTATATAGAAGCTCAAGGACATAAAATTCTATTTGATACCGGAATGACCTCTCTGGCCTCCGAAAATGCTCGACTAGCAAAAATCGATCTTTCATCGATCGATACTTTGGTTCTGAGTCATGGGCATAATGACCATACAGGAGGTTTAGCTGATTTCTTGAAATATACTGGGGATGTTCCAGTTATTTCTCACCCGGATATTTGGACCAAAAAATATGTCCAAGAAAACCAAAATTCTTTAGATTATATTGGAATTCCGGTTTGTCGAGAAGAATTAGAGAGCAGAGGAGCACAATTTCATCTAACTACAAAAACTTTTGAAATATGTCAATCCATCATAACCACCGGTGAAGTAGAGCTCAACAATCCTTATGAAAAAATTGATGGTGATTTATTGGTGAAAACCGCTGGAGAATTTTATTGTGATCCAATGATGGATGATTTGTCTTTAATTATCCAAACCGATCGAGGTTTAGTGGTTATTACTGGTTGTGCTCATCGGGGAATCGTGAACACACTCCAGCACGCTCAAAAAATTACCGGGGATCAGCGAATTTTATTTGCTATCGGAGGATTCCATCTCTACCAGGCTTCTCAAGAACGGTTGGATTGGACGGTTCAAACCCTGCTTTCTATGGGTATCCAAAAAGTGAGTCCCTGCCATTGTACTGGATTCCATGCCATGGCTCAGATTTATCAAAATATGCCCAAACAGTATCAACCGATTTACGCTGGATCAGTTATTGAATTAGAAACCGGGCTTGGTAACGGGTGAGATCCCCCCCCCTCAATGGGGGATTTCATTTGATGGTATTTTCAGGATAGATCCTCATGCCACTTGTGTGGCACCAGATGAGAATGAAAATACTTACCCAGGAATCGTTTCCCCCTTTAGAAAAGGGGGTTAGGGGGATTTGAGTTTTTGGAAACCAATCGAATCCCAAACCCTCTCCCTTTATCCAAAGGGAGAAGAATAAAAAAGATTAAGCTCAAGAGATTGCCACGTCACTCCGTTCCTCGCAATGACGAATCAGAGTTCCTTCTCCCTTGATGGGAGAAGGTGAGGATGAGGATGAAAACAAAGATTCGACATGCCATGGCATGTCGCTACATTAATCGGGTGCAATAAATTGTGTCCCTCCATTTTATATTCTTTGATAGGGACTTGATTTATCATACCTATGTATTTTCAGGATAAAAAGGAACAATAAATATAAATTATTCAATAAAATATTTAAAATAAACCAGGAAAGGAGGGAAATAAAATGAAATTGAAATGGGCATTTTTGATAGAAGTATTTTTGGTAGTCTTTATGGTTGCTTCTTTTTCCATTCCAGTTTTTTCCTACAACAACGATAACCAAGCCCGAACAATGGAGGGCGGACCCCATCGAGCCATTAATTATTATGCCATTCAGTCATTTTTAAATAATAGAAGAAGCGATTCCATCTTTAACAAGTACGATTTTACCAACGGAAGTGATTTAGCCGGGATCACGGTCATTCAACCTGGTGATTGGAAAGATGACATTCTTGAAGGGGAAAGAGAAGGAAAATGGTATCAATGGGTGGTAGAAGGTGGCTATACCGCCGATGAGCCGGAAAGGTACATGTCACTCCGTCATTTTTATGACCCATTAGGTGTTAATCAAGGAGCAAACTATCTCACCGATCATGTCAATGAATTTATGACGTCAATTATTATGGGAACCAATCCCAAAATAGATGCAAAATGGTGGGGAGCATTGTATTCGCCCTATTCGATTGATGAGGGGAAGGAATTTATGATTTTGGCTTTTTCGTCGGCGAATTTGCCGGTAAAGGAAAAACTGTTCGCAGCTGCTTGGAGGTCATTGGGTGAAACCATGCATTTATTAGCCGATATGACAGTTCCTGCTCATGTTCGTAATGATTCCCATCCTGGCGTTGAATGGACGCA
Protein-coding sequences here:
- a CDS encoding FGGY-family carbohydrate kinase produces the protein MSVIGLDIGTSSAKGILLSNRGQVIGKSYRGYAVSSKSKSHFELTPNQVWEAIVSILNELASLDNKRNIKAISISAMGDTVTPFDHQLVPLHNSLLAFDTRSARETTFLSEKLGEKWVFKTTGMPIHSTYSACKILWLKNHYPRIFDKTVKFLCYEDFIASRLGADYTISYSSAARTLFFDLHQKSWNEKILNLCSVREDQLSRPCPSGISIGHLSKKVAKETALSEKTQIICGGHDQPCGAIGMGVVSEGSALDTTGTIEVILVPFSQPHLNETMFNAKICCYNHCYPNTYCSFSQVLTAGAAYQWFKDNFFQTNNDQTKDSQENVYQVIEANMPSHPKNLYFIPYLSGSGNPTMNPNAKGVFYGLTLATNKNDIARSVLEGITYEMRINLELMESISGTTIHKMKSVGGASRSNFWLQLKADITGKTILSSKNVEAGCLGAAILSGIGVGIFTNFEEGIDAVNRNLEYQEFSPNREMNKVYNEKYHEYKTLNKTISQLFSFI
- a CDS encoding VOC family protein gives rise to the protein MKDGDVIQVAHVVKDLDAAMKYFWEAFHIGPWDIYTFGPPDVRDSMVRGKPSNHKYLLAVTWAGSIQIELMQPLTGRSVYDEFLEKKGEGLHHIKLFYEDCHKALVEFKKKGIEVIQSGKFDEDEFYYLDTEASLGTIYEIGNNGKIREPERRYPET
- a CDS encoding ABC transporter permease, with product MTGIITALALRHLTGGNPTEASGLLVIISMTMGILAAMGAGLLSGFLTGYLRVPDMLATLGTMTLLNGVNIVLTKGYTLTGFPKSLITIGNGLFLGIPIPFYIFVIFTFILYIILDKTTFGYSLYMLGSNYTAAKFSNIDTKSIILKGFLLSSLFSAITAFIMIGQLNSVKANYVESYLLVSILACFLGGVDPSGGVGKVSGMVVSVVILQVISSGVNLLRMDPFFIRAMWGFIIIAVLAINYFNEKSKSRKKAISSH
- a CDS encoding LamG-like jellyroll fold domain-containing protein, which produces MYSSRWFFKSFILFLFLMTMLFISSFLFAQESEQNLLINVESLPVRPGEPITIEFSSDLVNPKDWIGLYKADASDRDYLEWQYLNGLNKGSLIFNPVAEEGAYQFRGFANDGMKLLGKSEIFEAKKIKVEVSGWEEVTIDFTTLTIPKNWQPMPPDEEMVGWYQGDPSDPDIAFGIINTADIENQLNYMTIERESEKIINEVPFRFIEGQIPDSNIKIWLLLSKNPLHTEKTYGFIAGSRNFLWSEAEPVFNQILESIKITIPETGVTINIPKQPVYPATEFNIEFRGVPGNPKDWIGLYKNSASDRDYLTWKYLDGKTSGTITLSAPEEEGEYNVRIFENDGMTLLGKSAVFLVKKSTVHTKLQLEKDSFSPGEEIKLLFFAPPGLESSAWIGIIPSDIPHGDENVNDQNDLTYQYLSGQTQGEMVFTAPSEPGEYDFRMHDSDSNGKEIASVSFKIVLPQPSLSLNNKVFKPGQTITVSFFNASTNERDWIGLYKKDASDRDYLTWQYTDGKKEGSLTFEVPSEPGEYDARFFINDGYTRLAISDPFTVIDQESPILPPSPPIGSLSPETGMVLYLPFDNDSQDMSGSGNHGFSTSTKIVLGKFGKAYDFNGIDSTVITPLDINPEKIPILSITCWVYPRSGNGRRQIWSHDDGGYDRSLLIENDGWSVFIGGSDWATGQSVDLDQWQFLAVVFTPTDVIFYKNGEKISYGTTGVTGVISNNTFTLGDNPADFSEFFDGLIDEVRVYNRVLSDEEIQSMFTVSVSPSHNDKLNPFEIGEWISVQRGNFTFEIPQHWKSTETDNMNLGGWYVGEDPNLPDGIISVMKVSSLDPVKEDLIIDHENSLIIDNKMAQFIEGHYVQNKVRARFYFFEKVNAEQENLLIFLAAKDSLWNSFLPIEKHFIESLKFTDKTM
- a CDS encoding PhzF family phenazine biosynthesis protein — encoded protein: MNIPVFQIDAFTDKPFIGNPAAVCLLMEEKSDEWMLNVAREMNCSETAFLLNKEMGISLRWFSPKTEVGLCGHATLASAHVLWEKGIVPRNEEILFFTKGGLLTAQYKEGWIELNFPAIEEKKVLPSEILLDALKVPVLYVGKSKYDYLVEIETEEILKDMNPDFETLKIAVPRGVIVTCQSDRPKYDFISRFFVPSLGINEDPVTGSAHCVLGPYWQKKLNKSELIAYQASERGGVIKVKIDDDRVYISGKAVTITDGVLLV
- a CDS encoding DUF4064 domain-containing protein, whose translation is MRNTATILGIVGGILGMIFSAVVIIAGIAMQFVGTIMPNEVEVPMNIHRLLPLFGDMVVARGIGALVFAIIGLIAGINVKKRHQLAGVFLLISAIAGYVFLLVGFIVPGVLFIIGGILALVSRDSVPEYEEILRDQ